The genomic stretch TCAGGCGTTTCAAAGACGATGTCAAAGAAGTCGCCACCGGCTACGAGTGCGGAATCGGAGTGGAAAATTATAACGATATCAAAATCGGCGATACCCTTGAGGCCTTTCTTATGGATGAGGTCGAGGCAACTCTGTAATCTGGCAACGGGCCGGGAAAGATTTTAAGGCGGAACTCATGGAATTTGATTTTAATTTACCAGGGCTGGGACGACCGAAAAGTTCGCGTCCCGAGAGAGTTGCTGAGGCAATTCATCAGGAACTCTCTATCCTGTTACAGCAGACAGTTCGTGATTCCAGGCTGAGTGGGGTGTGTCTCTCCAAGGTGCAGATGACACCTGATTTGAGGCGGGCCAAGATATACTACTCGCTTCTTGAGGGCAGCTCTGCCTCGGCAGCCC from Candidatus Electrothrix communis encodes the following:
- the rbfA gene encoding 30S ribosome-binding factor RbfA; this translates as MEFDFNLPGLGRPKSSRPERVAEAIHQELSILLQQTVRDSRLSGVCLSKVQMTPDLRRAKIYYSLLEGSSASAAQKGMERARGFFRSHIAKTMDLRHAPELVFLFDDKHKEIERLDQLFVQIDQEKEKKE